The DNA window CTGGGAGGGGACTGCAGGTGACGGCACAAACCAGCTACAAATATCTGTAATGGAAGGAGATAGAAATGACCTTCTGTTCTATGAGGAAAGGGGCTGCGCTATCATCATCACACTAGACGATAGTCGGCCATGTTTAGGAGGGGGTGGAATGGGACTGCAGATGACGGCACAAGTGAGATACAAATATCTGTTGGAAGAAGACAGAAATGACCACCTGTTCTATGAGGAAAGGGctgcgccatcatcatcatcacactagATGATAGTTGACCCTGTTTAGTGGGGGGGTGGGAGAGGACTGCAGGTGACGGCAAAAATGAGCAACAAATATCTGTAATGGAAGAAGATAGAAGTGAGCGTCTGTTCTATGAGGCAAGGGCTgcgctatcatcatcatcatcatcatcatcatcatcatcatcaatagaTGATAGTCGGCCATGTTTAGGAGGGGGTGGAAGGGGACTGCACAAATGAGCTACAACTATCTGTAATGGAAGACGACTAAATCAGCGTCTGTTCTAGAAGGCAAGGACTGCGCTATAATCATCACATTAGATGATAGTCGGCCATGTTTAGGAGGGGGTGGAAGGGGACTGCAGATGATGGCACAAATGAGCTACAAATATCTGTAATGAAGAAGATAGAAATGATCTTCTGTTCTATGAGGCAAGGGctacgccatcatcatcatcacactagATGATAGTCGGCCATGTTTAGGAGGGGGTGGAAGAGGACTGCAGATGACGGCACAAATGAGCTACAAATATCTGTAATGGAAGAAGATTGAAATGATCTTCTGTTCTATGAGGCAAGGGCTGcgctatcatcatcatcacactAGATGATAGTCGGCCATGTTTAGGAGGGGGTGGAAGAGGACTGCAGATGACGGCACAAATGAGCTACAAATATCTGTAATGGAAGAAGATTGAAATGATCTTCTGTTCTATGAGGCAAGGGctacgccatcatcatcatcacactagATGATAGTCGGCCATGTTTAGGAGGGGGTGGAAGAGGACTGCAGATGACGGCACAAATGAGCTACAAATATCTGTAATGGAAGAAGATTGAAATGATCTTCTGTTCTACGAGGCAAGGGCTgcgctatcatcatcatcatcatcacactagACCAGAGGTTCccgactccagtcctcaaggcacaccaacagtgcaggttttcaggatgatttcaacccctgtgcaatactaaggcaagcctgaaaacctgcactgttggtgtgccttgaggactggagttgggacccTCTGCACTAGACGATAGTCGGCCATGTTTAGGAGGGGGTGGAAGGGGACTGCAGATGACGGCACAAGTGAGATACAAATATCTGTAATGGAAGAAGATAGACATGAGCACCTGTTCTATGAGGAAAGGGCTGCGCCATCATCAACATCACGCTAGATGATAGTCGGCCATGTTTAGGAGGGGGTGGAAGGGGACTGCAGATGACGGCACAAATGAGCTACAAGTATCTGTAATGGAAAAAGATAGAAATGACCTTCTGTTCTATGAGGCAAGGGCTGCGCTATCATCATCACGCTAGATGATAGTTGGCCATGTTTAGGAAGGGGATGGAAGGGGACTGCAGAGGACGGCACAAATGACCTACAAATATCTGTAATGGAAGACGACTAAATCAGTGGGCAAGGGCTGCGCCATCATCATCACACTAGATGATAGTCGGCCATGTTTAGAAAGGGTTGGAAGAGGGACTGCAGATGACTGCACAAATGATCTACAAATATCTGTTGGAAAAAGACAGAAATGAGCATCTTTTGTAGGAGGCAAGGGctgtgtcatcatcatcatcatcacactagatcagtgtttcccaaactccagtcctcatggcccccaacaagtcatgttttcaggatttccttactactgaacaggtgatggaatcattatcaaggcatcacctgtgctatattaaggaaatcctgaaacatgacctgttgggggtcgtgaggactggagtttgggaaacactgcacTAGATGATAGTTGACAATATTTAGTGGGGGTGGGAGAGGACTGCAGGTGACGGCAAAAATGAGCTACAAGTATCTGTAATGGAAGAAGATAGAAATGATGTTCTGTTCTATGAGGCAAGGGCTGCgctatcatcatcatcacaatAGATGATAGTCGGCCATGTTTAGTGGGGGTGGGAGAGGACTGCAGGTGAAGGCACAAATGAGCTACAAATATCTGTAATGGAAGAAGATAGAAATGATGTTCTGTTCTATGAGGCAAGGGCTGCgctatcatcatcatcacaatAGATGATAGTCGGCCATGTTTAGTGGGGGTGGGAGAGGACTGCAGGTGAAGGCACAAATGAGCTACAAATATCTGTAATGGAAGAAGATAGAAATGATGTTCTGTTCTATGAGGCAAGGGCTGCgctatcatcatcatcacaatAGATGATAGTCGGCCATGTTTAGTGGGGGTGGGAGAGGACTGCAGGTGACGGCAAAAATGAGCTACAAGTATCTGTAATGGAAGAAGACTAAATCAGTGTCTGTTCTATGAGGCAAGGGCTGCGCCATCATCATCACACTAGATGATAGTCGGCCATGTTTAGAGGTGGTGGGAGAGGGCTGCAGATGACGGCACAAGTGAGATACAAATATCTGTAATGGAAGAAGATAGAAATGAGCATCTGTTCTATGAGGCAAGGGCTGcgctatcatcatcatcacactAGATCATAGTCGGCCATGTTTAGGAAGGGGTGGAAGGGGACTGCAGATGACGGCACAAATGAGCTACAAATATCTGTTGGAAGAAGACAGAAATGAGAGTCTGTTCTACGAGGCAAAGGCTgtgctatcatcatcatcatcatcatcacactagACCAGAGGTTCccgactccagtcctcaaggcacaccaacagtgcaggttttcaggatgatttcaacccctgtgcaatactaaggcaagcctgaaaacctgcactgttggtgtgccttgaggactggagttgggacccTCTGCACTAGACGATAGTCGGCCATGTTTAGGAGGGGGTGGAAGGGGACTGCAGATGACGGCACAAGTGAGATACAAATATCTGTTGGAAGAAGATAGACATGAGCACCTGTTCTATGAGGAAAGGGCTGCGCCATCATCAACATCACGCTAGATGATAGTCGGCCATGTTTAGGAGGGGGTGGAAGGGGACTGCAGATGACGGCACAAATGAGCTACAAGTATCTGTAATGGAAAAAGATAGAAATGACCTTCTGTTCTATGAGGCAAGGGCTGCGCTATCATCATCACGCTAGATGATAGTTGGCCATGTTTAGGAAGGGGGTGGAAGGGGACTGCAGAGGACGGCACAAATGACCTACAAATATCTGTAATGGAAGACGACTAAATCAGTGGGCAAGGGCTGCGCCATCATCATCACACTAGATGATAGTCGGCCATGTTTAGAAAGGGTTGGAAGAGGGACTGCAGATGACTGCACAAATGATCTACAAATATCTGTTGGAAAAAGACAGAAATGAGCATCTTTTGTAGGAGGCAAGGGctgtgtcatcatcatcatcatcacactagatcagtgtttcccaaactccagtcctcatggcccccaacaagtcatgttttcaggatttccttactactgaacaggtgatggaatcattatcaaggcatcacctgtgctatattaaggaaatcctgaaacatgacctgttgggggtcgtgaggactggagtttgggaaacactgcacTAGATGATAGTTGACAATATTTAGTGGGGGTGGGAGAGGACTGCAGGTGACGGCACAAATGAGCTACAAATATCTGTAATGGAAGAAGATAGAAATGATGTTCTGTTCTATGAGGCAAGGGCTGCgctatcatcatcatcacaatAGATGATAGTCGGCCATGTTTAGTGGGGGTGGGAGAGGACTGCAGGTGACGGCAAAAATGAGCTACAAGTATCTGTAATGGAAGAAGACTAAATCAGTGTCTGTTCTATGAGGCAAGGGCTGCGCCATCATCATCACACTAGATGATAGTCGGCCATGTTTAGAGGTGGTGGGAGAGGGCTGCAGATGACGGCACAAGTGAGATACAAATATCTGTAATGGAAGAAGATAGAAATGAGCATCTGTTCTATGAGGCAAGGGCTGcgctatcatcatcatcacactAGATCATAGTCGGCCATGTTTAGGAAGGGGTGGAAGGGGACTGCAGATGACGGCACAAATGAGCTACAAATATCTGTTGGAAGAAGACAGAAATGAGAGTCTGTTCTACGAGGCAAAGGCTgtgctatcatcatcatcatcatcacacaatgGAAGACGACTAAATCAGTGTCTGTCCTAGAAGGCAAGGGCTGCGCCATCATCATCACACTAGATGATAGTCGGCCATGTTTAGGAAGGTGTGGAAGGGGACTGCACAAAGGAGCTACAAATATCTGTTGTTAGAAGAAAGAAATGAGAGTCTGTTCTATGAGGCAAAggctgcatcatcatcatcatcacactagATAGATGATAGTCGGCCATGTTTGGAGGGGGTGGGAGAGGACTGCAGGTGATGGTACAAATCAGCTACAAATATCCGTAATGGAAGAAGATAGAAATGAGCGTCTGTTCTATGAGGAAAGGGCTGTGCAATCATCATCACACTAGATGATAGTCGGGTCGTGTTTAGAGAGGAAGGTCCCACCTAAGTGGTCATCTGCAGACACCATTTACATCTCATCTACAGCTTTTCGCAGCCTCCTGACATTGAGCACCATGAGATGAAGCTCACATCATCACTGTGTAACTTTAGTTACTGTTGTGGAACTACAGCGCCCAGAATGCCTGCAGAGATCTGGCCATGCTGGGAGTTATTATCAGGAGGCCGTGGGGCAGACTGTACAATACTAGAGACACTGGAAATTAAAGGGGGCTCCTATTTCCAGTAGGGTTAGACTCCTACTGATCATAATGGTGCTTAAAATTCATgacggccactagagggagctataaTCGCTTAGTGCAGACAGATCATACATTCAGCTCAATGACAAAACTGTCTGCagctagctccccctagtggcagctgaCAACTACAATTTGATCTTCGGTCGATGCAGAAGATTTGGACCTCCGACCCCCTCTATTAAATGTTAAAAACACAGAGGTAAAAGAGCAGGCGGCAGGCCCCCTTACAATCCAGGAGCAGGCGGCAGGCCCCCTTACAATCCAGGAGCAGGCGGCAGGCCCCCCTACAATCCAGGAGCAGGCGGCAGGCCCCCCTACAATCCAGGAGCAGGCGGCAGGCCCCCTTACAATCCAGGAGCAGGCGGCAGGCCCCCCAATCCAAGCCAAATACAGGCCCCCCATACCCAGGAGCAGGTAACAAGCCCCCACAACCAGGAGCCGATGACAGGCCCCGGTCCCAATTCATGAGCCAGCAACAGGCACTTTTCCCAATCCAGGAGCCGACGACAGAACCCCCCTAATCCAGGAGTCAAAACGTCCCCTTCCGAAATTCCCCAATCCAGGAGTGGGCAACAAGCCCCTTCCCCCATCCAGGAGCCAGCGAAAGGCCCCCCTCCAGTCCAGGAACCGAATACAGGCCCCCATATCCAGGAGCTGGCGACAGGCCCCTTTCCCCAATGAAGGAGCCGGCAAGAGCCCCGGTCAATCCAGGAGCCGACAGGCCCCCCTCCAATCCAGGAGCCGACGACAGGCCCCCCTCCAATCCAAGAGCAGACAACAGGCCCCCTCCAATCCAAGAGCAGACGACAGGCCCCCTTCCAATCCAAGAGCCGACGACAGCCCCCCCCCTCCAATCCAGGAGCCGAcgacaggccccccccccccccaatccaggAGCCAACGAcaggccccccccccccaatccaggAGCCGACGACAGGCGCCCCCCTCCAATCCAAGAGCCGACGACAGGCCCCCCTCCAATCCAGGAGCCAACAGGCCCCCCCCAATCCAGGAGCCGACGACAGGCCCCCCCTCCAATCCAGGAGCAGACGACAGCCCCCCCCCCTCCAATCCAGGAGCAGacgacagccccccccccccctccaatccAGGAGCAGACGACAGCCCCCCCTCCAATCCAGGAGCCGACGACAGCCCCCATCCCTCCAATCCAGGAGCCGacgacagcccccccccccctccaatccAGGAGCCGACGACAGGCCCCCCCCCTCCAATCCAGGAGAAGACGACAGGCCCCCCCCTCCAATCCAGGAGAAGACGACAGGCCCCCCTAATCCAGGAGAAGACGACAGGCCCCCCCCTCCAATCCAGGAGAAGATGACAGGCCCCCCTAATCCAGGAGCCAGCGACAGGCCCCCCCCTAATCCAGGAGCCAGCGACAGGCCCCCCCCTAATCCAGGAGCCAGCGACAGGCCCCCCCCTAATCCAGGAGCCAGCGACAGGCCCCCCCTAATCCAGGAGCCAGCGACAGGCCCCCCCCCTAATCCAGGAGCCAGCGAGACAGGCCCCCCCAATCCAGGAGCCAGCGAGACAGGCCCCCCCTAATCCAGGAGCCAGCGAGACAGGCCCCCCCTAATCCAGGAGCCAGCGAGACAGGCCCCCCCTAATCCAGGAGCCAGCGAGACAGGCCCCCCCTAATCCAGGAGCCAGCGAGACAGGCCCCCCCCTAATCCAGGAGCCAGCGACAGGCCCCCCCTAATCCAGGAGCCAGCGACAGGCCCCCCCCCCTAATCCAGGAGCCAGCAACAGGCCCCCCCTAATCCAGGAGCCAGCAACAGGCCCCCCCTAATCCAGGAGCCAGCGACAGGCCCCCCTAATCCAGGAGCCAGCGACAGGCCCCCCCCTAATCCAGGAGCCAGCGACAGGCCCCCCCTAATCCAGGAGCCAGCGAGACAGGCCCCCCCTAATTCAGGAGCCAGCGAGACAGGCCCCCCCCAATCCAGGAGCCAGCGAGACAGGCCCCCCCTAATCCAGGAGCCAGCGAGACAGGCCCCCCCTAATCCAGGAGCCAGCGAGACAGGCCCCCCCTAATCCAGGAGCCAGCGAGACAGGCCCCCCCTAATCCAGGAGCCAGCGAGACAGGCCCCCCCCTAATCCAGGAGCCAGCGACAGGCCCCCCCCTAATCCAGGAGCCAGCGACAGGCCCCCCCCCCTAATCCAGGAGCCAGCAACAGGCCCCCCCTAATCCAGGAGCCAGCAACAGGCCCCCCCTAATCCAGGAGCCAGCGACAGGCCCCCCTAATCCAGGAGCCAGCGACAGGCCCCCCCCTAATCCAGGAGCCAGCGACAGGCCCCCCCCTAATCCAGGAGCCAGCGAGACAGGCCCCCCCTAATTCAGGAGCCAGCGAGACAGGCCCCCCCTAATCCAGGAGCCAGCGACAGGCCCCCCCTAATCCAGGAAGAAAAATTAACAACATGACACGATTTGTTCTGTAtaagatttttttcccattttttttgtttcttttttaacgTTCTTAATAAGAAAAAGTTATTCCGGGTGATTGGACGTCCGCTCTTGATAAGATACAaaccaaaaaaaaattattttttttccaggaAGATACAAAAGTGGAGCGCTCCCCCGGCTGAGTCCGTCCCTCCTCCGCGCGCCCCTCCAAAAACCTCTGTAACAAGGTGTCAACACAAGTCAGGGCGCCCCCTGCAGGCACCGGGCAGGCAGCAGCTCCAGCGTCCCCCGCCGCAGGCCACcagagcacaaaaaaaaaaaaaaaagtcctggggGTCCAGGGGTTATAAGTGGGGGGCATGGGGCTGTCACATGCAGCTATACACGTCCTCCGGAGGCTAGGAAAGGAACGCTTACAGAAAAGAGCATCATTCATGTGGAGATCACAACGTGAGCATGATAAAAACTCGGGGGGTCTCGGGAGTGAAAGGGAAGCCAAGCGGGATGGAGACGGGAGGGTCGGCCGAGCCCGGGCTGGATATCAGCTGTGGTCCGGGGAGGGCTCCCTGCGGAGGGCGCTCTTCTTCACCGTGTCTAGATATTCCTGCTGTGACACTGCTAAAACGGAGGCCAGGATCTCGTCGTCGTCCCAGTCGTTCAAACCtgggagaaggaagaggaggagaagggttACGAGGCGggtcccccccaaaaaacaaagccTGGGGAGACACTCGATGAGGTGGGCACACTCACCAAATGCTGTGGGAGACATGTGTTGCATGAGTGCTCTACACTCCAGGGCTGGGTACAAAGACACAAGGGGTGAGGTGGCGCGGTCGGCACCAGAACATGGCTGGTTGCTTGGGCCTAGGCGGAGAACAGACATGGTGAGAGCTCGTGTCTGACAACCAAACCCCCGTTTATAGACACCCTAAGGAGCGCGGGCGCGGTGCCGGACGCCATCTCCGTCACCCGGCACTCGCGGGAGCTCTAGGAGACCACTAGGGTGCCAACCGTCAGTGCCCACCCTACGGGGCTGCACCTcaaagcatgctgggagttgtagtttggccACAATTTGCAGAAGACAATataagcaaaatatatatatacacactagctgtactccccggcttcacccgggctaataactgctgttaacaaaatagaatgtattaacgcccgggatagtaactgtctccccctctgtatatatctctctgtgtgtctgtctccccctctgtatatatctctctgtgtgtctgtctccccctctgtatatatctctctgtgtgtctgtctccccctctgtatatatctctctgtgtgtctgtctccccctctgtatatatctctctgtgtgtctgtctccccctctgtatatatctctctgtgtgtctgtctccccctctgtatatatctctctgtgtgtctgtctccccctctgtatatatctctctgtgtgtctgtctccccctctgtatatatctctgtgtgtctgtctccccctctgtatatatctctgtgtgtctgtctccccctctgtatatatctctgtgtgtctgtctccccctctgtatatatctctctgtgtgtctgcctctttccctgtctgtatctctctgtgtgtctgcctctttccctgtctgtgtctgcctctttccctgtctgtgtctgcctctttccctgtctgtgtctgcctctttccctgtctgtgtctgcctctttccctgtctgtgtctgcctctttccctgtctgtgtctgcctctttccctgtctgtgtctgcctctttccctggctgcactgtgacacgccaacattccatataagggcgtggctgcgcattcttctgaagttctggctgcactgtggctcccagctccattcgctttaatggaggcaggttttttggtgaataactgtaaatcgcggggttaaaatttcccctcaaaacatagcctatgacgctctcggggtccagaagtgtgagtgtgcaaaattttgtggctgtagctgcgacggtgcagatgctaatcccggacacacacacagacacacacagctttatatattagatacatatgTTTGAGGGCTGGAAGTTACCTGGGGCGCAGGGAGAAGGGGCTTAGCTAAAACTAGGGTGGTCCCTGGGGAAGACGGTTTTGCGGTCTGCTCTCCGTGGACGTCGGGGTGTTCGGGGGAGCCTGCGGTGCTGCGCTGTCTCGGAGAACGGCTGCTCCATTCCTCGGGTCCGCTGGAGGCGGCGGCGGTGGCAGAGCTGCAGGTTGCGGTGGCCTTCCGTGGCTGGAAAGAGCAGGAGAGACGGTATAAGTAGGGAGGAGACAAAAGCGTTATCTGATGGGGGTCCAACTCCTGGCCCTGCTCGTCCCGTCATGGTATACCACACACGTGGCGGTGCCCGGTAGGTCAGCACCAGTCGCAGCCATACCTGGATGTGCGGCGTTCTTACGTGACCGCAGAGACGAGTTACCTGTCTGGCTTGCTTTTCTTGGTCCCGTAACCACTGCAGGTAGGATTCCCGTGCCACCTGCTCCTCGATTGCCTCGTTCGTGGCCTCCCAGTCCGTGGCACGCTTTTTGTCTTCTAACATCTGTTGCTCGATCCAGGATTCCTCCGAGGTCCGGATCGCGCTTTTCATCAGGGTCTGCTCTGCAAACTGAACACAAGATCCCCCGTGACTCTTACAGACACATACGTGCCCCTGGGGCCGTCTCCTAATTAGGACATAAGGCCGAGACCATAATGGCTGCGATCCAAGGAGGCTCATCATCATATGACACTAGCACAGGTACTACATGCCTACAGCCCCACAGACATCTTAGCTAGCGGCCGGCTGAATGGAGGGTTGACCAGAAGCCGTCTCGCCCATACACAGGGTATGCTATCAGTCGTCTCTCCCATATCTCCCATACACGGGGGCTGCCAGCTGCCGTGTCGCCCGTCTCTCCCATACACGGGGGCGGCCAGCAGCCGTCTCACCCATACATGGGGGCTTCCAGCTGCCGTGTCGCCCGTCTCTCCCATACATGGGGGCTGCCAGCTGCCGTCTCTCCTATACACGGGGGCTGCCAGCTGCTGTCTCACCTGTCTCTCCCATACATGGGGGCTGCCAGCTGCCGTGTCGCCCGTCTCTCCCATACATGGGGGCTGCCAGCTGCCGTGTCGCCCGTCTCACCCATACATGGGGGCTGCCAGCTACCATGTCGCCCGTCTCTCCCATACATGGGGGCTGCCAGCTGCCGTGTCGCCCGTCTCACCCATACATTGGGGCTGCCAGCTGCCGTCTCACCCGTCTCTCCCATACATTGGGGCTGCCAGCTGCCGTCTCACCCGTCTCTCCCATAGACTGGGGCTGCCAGCTGCCGTCTCTCCCATACATGGGGGCTTCCAGCTGCCGTGTCGCCCGTCTCTCCCATACATGGGGGCTGCCAGCTGCCGTGTCGCCCGTCTCACCCATACACGGGGGCTGCCAGCTGCAGTCTCTCCCATACATGGGGGCTGCCAGCTGCCGTGTCGCCCGTCTCTCCCATATATGGGGGCTGCCAGCTGCCGTCTCGCCCGTCTCTCCCATACATGGGGGCTGCCAGCTGCCGTGTCGCCCGTCTCTCCCATACATGGGGGCTGCCAGCTGCCGTGTCGCCCGTCTCTCCcatacatggggggctgccagctgcCGTCTCGCCCGTCTCTCCCATACATGGGGGCTGCCAGCTGCGGTGTCGCCCGTCTCTCCcatgcatgggggctgccagctgCCGTGTCGCCCGTCTCTCCCATACATGAGGGCTGCCAGCTGCCGTGTCGCCCGTCTCTCCCATACATGGGGCTGCCAGCTGCCGTGTCGCCCGTCTCACCCATACATGGGGGCTGCCAGCTGCCGTGTCGCCCGTCTCACCCATACATGGGGATTGCCAGCTGCCGTGTCGCCCGTCTCACCCATACATGGGGATTGCCAGCTGCCGTGTCGCCCGTCTCACCCATAGATGGGGGCTGCCAGCTGCTATGTCACCCTTCTCTCCCATACATGGGGGCGGCCAGCTGCCGTCTCTCCCATATATGAGGGCTGCCAGCTGCCGTGTCACCCGTCTCTCCcatacatggggggctgccagctgcCATGTCACCCATCTCTCCTATACATGGGGGCTGCCAGCTGCTGTCTCACCCGTCTCTCCCATACATTGGGGCTGCCAGCTGCCGTCTCGCCCATACATGGGGGCTGCCAGCTGCCGTGTCGCCCGTCTCTCCCATACATGGGGGCTGCCAGCTGCCGTGTCGCCCGTCTCACCCATACATGGGGGCTGCCAGCTGCCGTCTCACCCATACACAGGGGCTGCCAGCTGCCGTCTCTCCCATATATGGGGCTGCCAGCTGCCGTCTCTCCCATATATGGGGCTGCCAGCTGCCGTGTCGCCCGTCTCTCCCATACATGGGGGCTGCCAGCTGCCGTGTCGCCCGTCTCTCCCATACATGGGGGCTGCCAGCTGCCGTCTCACCCATACACGGGGGCTGCCAGCTGCCGTCTCTCCCATATATGGGGCTGCCAGCTGCCGTGTCGCCCGTCTTTCCCATACATGGGGGCTTCCAGCTGCCGTGTCGCCTGTCTCTCCCATACATGGGGGCTTCCAGCTGCCGTGTCGCCCGTCTCTCCCATACATGGGGGCTTCCATCTGCCGTGTCGCCCGTCTCTCCCATACACGGGGGCTTCCAGCTGCCGTGTCGCCCATCTCACCCATACATGGGGGCTGCCAGCTGCCGTGTCACCCGTCTCTCCCATACAGGGGGGTGCTCACTCTGATGATCGCTCCTTTGTTCTTTGGGCAGGAATCAGACTCGCTGAAGAGTCCGGATGCCCCCATATATCTGTGGGATCGGCTGGCGTTGTTCATGTACGGGGGTCTTACGTTTACCAAAAAGTTCTTGTTGCATCCGATAGCCCACACCCGCCGCACTAAGTGTTTCCGTACTACAACGCTTTCCGCCACGGGAGGTCCCCCATCCTCACTCACCCCGGGTTTGAACGATGGCAGTCCCAGGCCTACGCCTATCGTGGCCTTGTTGGGGTTGACCACGGAGTTGTAGTGGATGTTTCGATGGTAGCTCACTCGGATTGGCTCGTCTTCATTTTGCTGGATCCCGTGGAATGTATTGATGGGTTCTGGGACATGGAAACAATGGAGGGGAACGTTAAAAAAGGAAAGGGGAAGACGAGCACAAGTGATGATGAAGCGACTGCACGGCGACGACTCATGGCAGACGGAGGTCCCCATTTACCCGACGGCCGCCCAAAGAGCGGGCCACGGCCAGGGCCGCCACGGCCACGGTGAGCGTCGTACGTGACGGTCTCATATATGCCAGAAAATGCCTCCGGACATAAAGGGGCGAGCAGTGACCCCCTAGAAGATAAGCACGCGATGGCTCGGGGTTACCCACCTGTTTCGTACTGATACACTTCTACGGGCCGGTTGTACATCTCCGCCATGGCCTGCATTTCTATGTGATTGCCGTGACAATTGTTTTTCCGTTTTCGGTTGATGTAAGTGGTGAAGTCTTCCGTTACGTAGTTGGAAAAGTAATCTGCGTTCTTCATCTGTaacaaaacaaaagtaaacaaacaAACATTCCCTGCAGACCCACGGGACCCCCAGATCCCCCCTTACCAGGTAATCCATACAGTGTTTCCGGACCACCTCGTGCATGTCCTGGTCGCCGTATACCTGGTCAGCTGCGGAGAAGAAGCAAAGAGATGTCATATGGCGGCACAGCGGCCTGCGCGGTGCATAATGCGAGCGATCAGGGTGTCATATGGCAGCACAGCGGCCTGCACGGTGCATAATGCGAGCGATCAGGGTGTTATATGGCGGCACAGCGGCCTGC is part of the Anomaloglossus baeobatrachus isolate aAnoBae1 chromosome 9, aAnoBae1.hap1, whole genome shotgun sequence genome and encodes:
- the OTUD5 gene encoding LOW QUALITY PROTEIN: OTU domain-containing protein 5 (The sequence of the model RefSeq protein was modified relative to this genomic sequence to represent the inferred CDS: inserted 1 base in 1 codon) is translated as MTILPKKKPPPPSDPEDGDRSGAGGGDSHSHSRSGARPRSSPPPRWAQASPPPGAGGPGGAGSGSDGLGGLGCCCCCNGAGIGPGGCCSGPGHSKRRRQGVSGAGGTGDRGLGLPGTGNTPDREDGAGNNSEDEYETAARTQAIDPDMAEQQENWFEKALQEKKGFIIKQMKEDGACLFRAVADQVYGDQDMHEVVRKHCMDYLMKNADYFSNYVTEDFTTYINRKRKNNCHGNHIEMQAMAEMYNRPVEVYQYETEPINTFHGIQQNEDEPIRVSYHRNIHYNSVVNPNKATIGVGLGLPSFKPGFAEQTLMKSAIRTSEESWIEQQMLEDKKRATDWEATNEAIEEQVARESYLQWLRDQEKQARQPRKATATCSSATAAASSGPEEWSSRSPRQRSTAGSPEHPDVHGEQTAKPSSPGTTLVLAKXPSPCAPGPSNQPCSGADRATSPLVSLYPALECRALMQHMSPTAFGLNDWDDDEILASVLAVSQQEYLDTVKKSALRREPSPDHS